From Bacteroidota bacterium, the proteins below share one genomic window:
- a CDS encoding response regulator: MKQSVYIVDDDPLFAQMLHDHITADGMRKVRVFHSGEECLQHLFEKPNTIILDYHLDSVQKSAANGLAILEKIRKHDRNVHIIVLSSQTRYAVAAETIAKGAEQYVIKDDEAFSKIDAMLQEFARED, from the coding sequence ATGAAACAATCGGTCTATATCGTCGACGACGATCCCCTCTTCGCGCAGATGCTACACGATCATATCACTGCCGATGGCATGCGAAAAGTGCGCGTATTCCATTCCGGTGAAGAGTGCCTGCAACATCTTTTCGAGAAGCCGAACACGATCATCCTCGATTACCACCTGGACTCGGTACAAAAATCCGCCGCCAACGGACTTGCCATCCTTGAAAAGATCCGCAAGCACGACCGGAATGTCCACATCATCGTCCTCAGTAGCCAGACCCGCTACGCGGTCGCCGCGGAAACCATCGCGAAAGGCGCCGAACAGTATGTCATCAAAGACGACGAGGCCTTTTCGAAGATCGATGCCATGCTGCAGGAATTCGCGCGGGAAGACTGA
- a CDS encoding serine hydrolase, whose translation MKHGFSTLVLLLSLLFNATAGEPVLVGHTAVRIDQWLQQLEKEKHFSGGVLVMSKGATILRKGYGWANQAQRIPFDERTLACMGSITKTFTAMAVLKLEEQGKLKVTDTLGKFFSKVPSDKSSITLHQLMTHSGGFAEIFENDGGDYAKLTKEEFLQRAFREPLMYQPGSRSLYSNVGMSVAAAVIEEVSHQSFESFVRNELLQPIGIGDIAYDYPDSETRRIAHGYDQGTDWGTLMDRYREFGGPYWNLYGNGGFYASISAMETFLRAILDEKILTPAAIAKQQTKHIEEWDTEGRSFFGYGCALGQSRRGTPVIQNGGSNGIYFADMLIYPKDDVALYVVTNDNRMIANRIMAGITQLVFLGKIEQDPLVVQARFESPLAEAMYDAIGKRGAAEFRKNGNGLIDSLGVGDNDMILLEVGQQLSRENRREETIALYELYTQRYPSIVVAWNDLGDAYRAVGRKTDARRCYEQALKLRPGNPRATEALKSL comes from the coding sequence ATGAAACACGGCTTCTCCACACTCGTCCTGCTGCTTTCCCTTCTCTTCAACGCAACCGCCGGCGAACCGGTATTGGTTGGCCACACAGCCGTACGCATCGACCAGTGGCTGCAGCAACTGGAAAAAGAAAAGCACTTCTCCGGCGGGGTGCTCGTGATGAGCAAAGGGGCGACCATCCTCCGAAAAGGCTACGGATGGGCGAACCAGGCGCAGCGCATTCCATTCGACGAGCGGACACTGGCCTGTATGGGCTCCATCACTAAAACTTTCACCGCCATGGCGGTCCTGAAACTGGAGGAGCAGGGAAAACTGAAGGTGACGGACACGCTGGGAAAATTCTTTTCAAAGGTTCCTTCCGATAAATCCAGCATTACCCTGCACCAGTTGATGACGCATTCCGGAGGTTTTGCGGAGATCTTTGAAAACGATGGAGGAGATTACGCAAAGCTGACCAAGGAAGAATTTCTACAGCGCGCCTTTCGCGAACCCTTGATGTACCAACCGGGTAGTCGTTCCCTGTACTCCAATGTAGGCATGAGCGTGGCAGCCGCGGTGATCGAGGAAGTCAGTCACCAGTCGTTTGAATCGTTTGTCAGAAATGAACTGCTCCAACCGATCGGCATCGGGGACATCGCGTACGATTATCCCGACAGTGAAACGCGTCGCATCGCTCACGGCTACGACCAAGGCACGGACTGGGGAACGCTGATGGACCGTTACCGGGAATTCGGAGGACCTTACTGGAATCTTTACGGCAACGGCGGGTTCTATGCATCCATCAGCGCGATGGAAACCTTCCTGCGCGCCATCCTGGATGAAAAGATCCTAACGCCTGCCGCGATTGCCAAACAACAGACGAAGCATATCGAAGAATGGGACACTGAAGGCCGATCGTTCTTCGGCTATGGTTGCGCCCTGGGACAATCGCGCCGGGGAACGCCGGTGATCCAGAATGGCGGCAGCAACGGCATCTACTTTGCCGACATGCTGATCTATCCGAAAGACGATGTTGCCTTGTATGTCGTAACCAATGACAACCGGATGATCGCCAACCGCATAATGGCAGGCATTACCCAACTGGTGTTCCTGGGTAAGATCGAGCAGGACCCGCTCGTGGTGCAAGCGCGCTTTGAGAGCCCGCTCGCGGAAGCGATGTACGATGCGATTGGGAAGCGCGGAGCAGCAGAATTCCGCAAGAACGGAAACGGACTGATCGACTCACTGGGCGTGGGTGACAACGACATGATTCTCCTGGAAGTCGGGCAGCAGCTATCGCGGGAAAATCGCCGGGAAGAAACGATCGCGTTGTATGAGCTCTATACGCAACGCTACCCGTCCATCGTCGTTGCCTGGAATGACCTGGGAGACGCTTATAGGGCCGTCGGTCGAAAAACGGACGCCCGCCGATGCTATGAACAAGCCTTGAAACTGCGTCCGGGAAACCCCCGTGCTACGGAAGCGCTGAAATCGCTCTAA